The proteins below are encoded in one region of Engraulis encrasicolus isolate BLACKSEA-1 chromosome 1, IST_EnEncr_1.0, whole genome shotgun sequence:
- the LOC134459488 gene encoding limbic system-associated membrane protein-like: protein MLNITGNVIIKAGNTLTLACHANANPTPFYQWRHNRTVLSNQKSDTLEIYSINVTNGGVYECMATNTQGQDSARMTVIVTVENYGDAVVIGTWTVVCVLALVIAAVCLWRRRRQQPQ, encoded by the exons ATGCTGAACATCACCGGCAATGTGATCATCAAGGCGGGCAACACGCTAACGTTAGCATGCCACGCTAATGCTAACCCCACACCCTTCTATCAATGGAGGCATAACAGAACAGTGCTGTCCAATCAGAAGAGTGATACACTGGAGATTTACTCCATCAACGTAACCAACGGGGGCGTCTACGAGTGTATGGCCACAAACACTCAGGGACAAGACTCAGCTAGAATGACTGTGATTGTGACTGTGGAAAACTATG GAGATGCTGTGGTGATTGGAACATGGACAGTGGTCTGTGTCCTGGCGCTGGTGATCGCAGCAGTTTGCCTTTGGAGGAGGCGCCGCCAGCAGCCCCAGTAA
- the LOC134456903 gene encoding hemicentin-2-like has translation MWDGCAVPTIKPPHLVVEYRGPASAICTTNQSVDNMNWEANAGVSRKIDEQSMVWSVSSIPWAVGNGVQCYTETDIQQCVQHLPITIYKIPDSVILSRNESGPLKENREYTLRCEVESVAPVENLHIIWYRGDTVMATSTNQSLFSTVAMGFGPDDKSQDVTASLTITASRKHPNATYSCAARLNLNATVESSCNNETCTYTTEAIDDTKSNDMQLKVWYKPRMLNVTGNVTAKAGDKLMLACRANANPTPSYQWKHNGAALANQKSNTLQLDAIGEANGGVYECTATNTQGEGSARITVTVETQESGTTLPSIVQQMELLCPLLPTSFARPEGHSRNQAQ, from the exons ATGTGGG aTGGCTGTGCTGTGCCGACCATCAAGCCCCCTCATCTGGTTGTGGAGTACAGAGGCCCAGCCTCGGCCATCTGCACCACTAACCAATCTGTGGACAATATGAACTGGGAGGCAAATGCTGGGGTGAGCAGGAAGATTGACGAGCAGAGCATGGTCTGGAGTGTCTCCAGCATTCCGTGGGCAGTTGGAAATGGAGTACAATGCTACACAGAAACTGATATTCAGCAGTGTGTGCAGCATCTACCCATCACCATTTACA AAATTCCTGACAGCGTAATCCTTTCCCGTAACGAGAGTGGTCCACTGAAGGAGAACCGCGAGTACACCTTGAGGTGTGAGGTTGAGAGCGTAGCTCCGGTCGAAAACCTTCATATCATCTGGTACCGGGGAGACACTGTGATGGCAACGTCAACCAACCAGAGCCTTTTCTCCACTGTGGCTATGGGTTTCGGCCCAGATGATAAATCCCAAGATGTCACGGCTAGTTTGACCATCACAGCCTCCAGGAAGCACCCCAACGCTACATACAGCTGCGCAGCCAGGCTGAACCTGAATGCAACTGTAGAGTCAAGCTGTAACAATGAGACGTGCACCTACACAACCGAGGCCATTGACGACACCAAGTCCAACGATATGCAGCTGAAAGTATGGT ACAAACCCAGAATGCTGAACGTCACCGGCAATGTGACCGCCAAGGCGGGCGACAAGCTGATGTTAGCATGTCGTGCTAATGCTAACCCCACACCGTCCTATCAGTGGAAGCACAACGGAGCGGCCCTGGCCAATCAGAAAAGCAATACCCTGCAGCTGGATGCGATTGGAGAAGCCAATGGGGGTGTCTATGAGTGCAcggccacaaacacacagggagaaggctcggCTCGGATCACTGTTACTGTGGAAACCCAGG AAAGTGGTACTACACTGCCCTCTATTGTTCAACAAATGGAACTACTCTGCCCCCTGTTGCCAACATCCTTTGCAAGACCAGAGGGTCATTCCAGGAACCAGGCCCAGTAA